The following proteins are encoded in a genomic region of Cervus elaphus chromosome 15, mCerEla1.1, whole genome shotgun sequence:
- the ZDHHC16 gene encoding palmitoyltransferase ZDHHC16 isoform X1, protein MRGQRSLLLGPARLCLRLLLLLGYRRRCPPLLRGLVQRWRYGKVCLRSLLYNSFGGSDTAVDAAFEPIYWLVDNVIRWCGVVFVVLVIVLTSSIVAIAYLCVLPLILQTYSVPRLCWHFFYSHWNLILIVFHYYQAITTPPGYPPQGRNDTTTVSICKKCINPKPARTHHCSICNRCVLKMDHHCPWLNNCVGHYNHRYFFSFCFFMTLGCVYCSYGSWDLFREAYAAIEKMKQLDKNKLQAVANQTYHQTPPPTFSFRERVTHKSLVYLWFLCSSVALALGALTVWHAVLISRGETSIERHINKKERQRLQAKGRVFRNHYNYGCLDNWKVFLGVDTGRHWLTRVLLPSSHLPHGNGMSWDPPPWVTAHSASVMAV, encoded by the exons ATGCGGGGCCAGCGGAGCCTGCTGCTGGGCCCTGCCCGCCTCTGCCTGCGCCTGCTCCTGCTCCTGGGCTACAGGCGCCGCTGCCCACCTCTGCTCCGCGGCCTGGTGCAGCGCTGGCGCTACGGCAAGGTCTGCCTGCGCTCCCTGCTCTACAACTCCTTCGGGGGCAGTGACACTGCCGTGGACGCTGCCTTTGAGCCTATCTACTGGCTGGTGGACAATGTGATCCGCTGGTGTGGGGTG GTATTCGTGGTGCTGGTGATTGTGCTGACCAGCTCCATCGTGGCCATCGCCTACCTGTGTGTCCTGCCCCTCATCCTCCAAACCTACTCCGTGCCCCGGCTCTGCTGGCACTTCTTCTATAGTCACTGGAATCTGATTCTCATCGTCTTCCATTACTACCAGGCTATCACCACCCCACCTGGATACCCACCCCAG GGCAGGAATGATACGACAACAGTCTCCATCTGTAAGAAGTGCATTAACCCCAAGCCAGCCCGAACACACCACTGCAGCATCTGTAATAG GTGTGTGCTGAAGATGGATCATCACTGCC CCTGGCTAAACAACTGTGTGGGCCACTATAACCATCGgtacttcttctctttctgctttttcatgacTCTGGGCTGTGTCTACTGCAGCTATGGAAGCTGGGACCTTTTCCGGGAGGCTTATGCTGCCATTGAG AAAATGAAACAGCTCGACAAGAACAAACTACAGGCGGTTGCCAACCAG actTACCACCAGACCCCAccacccaccttctccttccGAGAAAGAGTGACTCACAAGAGTCTTGTCTACCTCTGGTTCCTGTGCAG TTCTGTGGCACTGGCCCTGGGTGCCCTGACTGTGTGGCACGCCGTGCTCATCAGTCGAGGTGAGACTAGCATCGAAAGGCACATCAACAAGAAGGAGCGTCAGCGGCTGCAGGCCAAGGGCAGA GTTTTTAGGAATCATTACAACTATGGCTGCTTGGACAACTGGAAGGTATTCCTGGGTGTGGACACAGGAAG